A portion of the Toxotes jaculatrix isolate fToxJac2 chromosome 16, fToxJac2.pri, whole genome shotgun sequence genome contains these proteins:
- the nop14 gene encoding nucleolar protein 14 isoform X1 — protein MGKAPKKRSLADKVRKTKASTEIKNNPFEVKINKKKFDVLGRKTKHDVGLPGVSRSKAIIKRKETLLKEYKQKNKSNKFIDRRFGEYDTKMAPEDKILQRFAMERQRVHDKKDVYNLNEEEELTHYGQSLAEMEKFNDIMNSDDESEEKGLLSAELTASHFGGGGGGLLRKKTSGEQQEEEGSQRAKSRQELIEELIQKSKQEKRERQVQREEAQELTEKLDQEWKSIQALMAKKTPKAEHADKQMEKPKLDEYDMMVRELGFEMKAQPSEKMKTPEELAREEREKLQKLEADRLRRMMGDEVGDSAQSQSHISADDLNDGFILDKDDKKTLSYQDGKWNIGEESEEDKDEHEEEEESGEEDDSEAEEQDEEEEEEGEEEEEEGSSEEEDGHSDLDSEQESEDEESKQEDKETTAKPKKSLSKEEMKAQQEAAKAELPYTFTAPESYADLKDLLCGHTPDNQRLIVARTQKCNHPSLAVGNKLKLQKLFGFLLEYIGELATRSPPELTTIDKLIPELYALCQMFPEVACKDMQSVLGDAGHSMEEVLEVKGHVAFPALDMLIYLKVTALLFPTSDFRHPVTTPALLYMSQALTKCPVRSLQDVTSGLLLCCLAVEYVSFSKRFLPELINFLAGTLHLAVQDKTSLGYTVVPPFRPSGKNSDLLVLSDSESCKSWSKKGLPLSAAQHLELKNDLDRDQHRLMCLSTCLDLVKRCCLIYKDLESFPHIFQPIQTLLSKHLPAQTLPEVLQELHSGILEAISSVPVTHSPLVFEKKKPIPLKLLTPKIVEVLDYGKKRGGTREEREKERLKHKYKKEFKGALREIRKDSRFLAREKLNEVMSRDAERKRKVKELFGSLATQEGEWKALKRKKRK, from the exons AGGAAAGAGACCCTCCTGAAAGAATACAAACAGAAGAACAAGTCCAACAAATTCATTGACAGACGCTTTGGAGAGTATGACACCAAGATGGCACCAGAAGACAAAATCCTACAGAGGTTTGCGATGGAGAGACAG CGTGTCCATGATAAGAAGGACGTGTACAACCTGaacgaggaggaagagctgaCTCACTATGGCCAATCACTGGCTGAAATGGAGAAATTCAATGACATCATGAATAGTGATGATGAATCAGAAGAGAAAGGACTTCTGTCAG CTGAACTGACGGCTTCCCACttcggaggaggaggagggggcctcctcagaaagaaaacatcaggggagcagcaggaggaggagggaagccAGAGGGCCAAATCCAGACAGGAGCTCATTGAAGAGCTCATCCAGAAGTCCAAGCAGGAGAAG CGAGAAAGGCAGgtacagagagaggaggcacAGGAGCTGACTGAGAAGCTGGATCAGGAGTGGAAGAGCATCCAGGCTCTGATGGCAAAAAAGACGCCCAAAGCTGAACATGCCGACAAGCAGATGGAGAAGCCCAAG CTGGACGAGTACGACATGATGGTGAGAGAGCTCGGCTTCGAGATGAAGGCTCAGCCCTCAGAGAAGATGAAAACCCCAGAGGAGCTCgccagggaggagagggagaagctgCAGAAACTAGAG GCTGACCGTCtgaggaggatgatgggagaTGAAGTCGGGGACAGTGCGCAGAGTCAGAGCCACATTTCTGCTGATGACCTCAATGACGGCTTCATCCTGGATAAAGATGACAAGAAGACCCTGTCTTATCAG GATGGAAAATGGAATATTGGAGAGGAGTCTGAGGAAGATAAGGATGAacatgaagaagaggaagagagcggTGAGGAGGATGactcagaggcagaggagcaagatgaagaggaagaggaggaaggggaggaggaggaggaagagggcagcagtgaagaagaagatggcCACTCTGATCTGGACTCTGAGCAAGAAAGCGAGGACGAGGAGAGTAAACAGGAGGATAAAGAGACCACTGCCAAACCCAAGAAGAGTCTGAGCAAAGAGGAGATGAAGGCCCAGCAGGAGGCAGCTAAAGCAGAGCTTCCTTACACGTTTACtg CTCCAGAGAGCTATGCTGACCTGAAAGATTTGCTCTGTGGCCACACCCCTGACAACCAGCGCCTCATCGTGGCCCGGACTCAGAAGTGCAACCACCCTAGTCTGGCTGTAGGCAATAAGCTCAAACTGCAG AAACTGTTTGGCTTTCTGTTGGAGTACATCGGAGAACTGGCCACTAGGAGTCCACCTGAACTCACCACCATAGATAAACTCATACC AGAGTTGTACGCTCTGTGTCAGATGTTCCCGGAAGTAGCCTGTAAGGATATGCAGAGTGTCCTCGGAGATGCCGGTCACAGCATGGAGGAGGTGCTTGAGGTCAAAGGGCATGTTGCATTCCCAGCATTAGACATG CTTATCTACCTGAAGGTGACAGCCCTGCTGTTTCCTACCTCAGACTTCAGGCACCCAGTTACTACTCCAGCACTGCTTTACATGAGCCAGGCCCTCACCAAG TGTCCAGTGAGATCGTTACAGGATGTAACGTCAGGTTTACTGCTGTGCTGCCTGGCAGTGGAGTATGTCTCGTTTTCAAAGCGCTTCCTGCCTGAGCTCATCAACTTCCTGGCTGGAACGCTACACCTGGCCGTGCAGGATAAGACCTCTCTAG GGTACACTGTGGTGCCTCCTTTTAGGCCATCAGGGAAAAACAGTGATCTGCTGGTGTTGTCAGACTCCGAGTCCTGCAAGAGCTGGAGCAAGAAGGGCCTTCCACTGTCTGCTGCCCAGCACCTGGAACTCAAAAATGACCTCGACAGAGACCAACACAG GTTGATGTGTTTGTCTACCTGCCTGGATTTGGTGAAGCGGTGCTGCCTGATCTACAAAGACCTCGAGTCCTTTCCACACATCTTCCAGCCAATCCAAACACTGCTTTCCAAACATCTTCCAGCCCAAACATTACCAGAGGTTTTACAG gAGCTTCACAGTGGGATCCTGGAGGCCATCAGCAGTGTCCCTGTGACTCACAGTCCGCTGGTTTTTGAAAAGAAGAAGCCCATTCCTCTGAAACTGCTCACACCCAAGATTGTTGAAGT GTTGGACTATGGAAAGAAGCGTGGCGGcaccagagaggagagagaaaaggagcgACTGAAGCACAAATACAAGAAGGAGTTCAAGGGCGCGTTGAGGGAGATCAGGAAGGACTCGCGCTTCTTGGCCAGAGAGAAGCTCAACGAAGTCATGAGCAG agatgcagagagaaagaggaaggtgaAGGAGCTTTTTGGCAGCTTGGCCACTCAGGAGGGCGAGTGGAAGGCActaaagaggaagaagaggaagtga
- the nop14 gene encoding nucleolar protein 14 isoform X2, translating to MGKAPKKRSLADKVRKTKASTEIKNNPFEVKINKKKFDVLGRKTKHDVGLPGVSRSKAIIKRKETLLKEYKQKNKSNKFIDRRFGEYDTKMAPEDKILQRFAMERQRVHDKKDVYNLNEEEELTHYGQSLAEMEKFNDIMNSDDESEEKGLLSAELTASHFGGGGGGLLRKKTSGEQQEEEGSQRAKSRQELIEELIQKSKQEKRERQVQREEAQELTEKLDQEWKSIQALMAKKTPKAEHADKQMEKPKLDEYDMMVRELGFEMKAQPSEKMKTPEELAREEREKLQKLEADRLRRMMGDEVGDSAQSQSHISADDLNDGFILDKDDKKTLSYQDGKWNIGEESEEDKDEHEEEEESGEEDDSEAEEQDEEEEEEGEEEEEEGSSEEEDGHSDLDSEQESEDEESKQEDKETTAKPKKSLSKEEMKAQQEAAKAELPYTFTAPESYADLKDLLCGHTPDNQRLIVARTQKCNHPSLAVGNKLKLQKLFGFLLEYIGELATRSPPELTTIDKLIPELYALCQMFPEVACKDMQSVLGDAGHSMEEVLEVKGHVAFPALDMLIYLKVTALLFPTSDFRHPVTTPALLYMSQALTKCPVRSLQDVTSGLLLCCLAVEYVSFSKRFLPELINFLAGTLHLAVQDKTSLGYTVVPPFRPSGKNSDLLVLSDSESCKSWSKKGLPLSAAQHLELKNDLDRDQHSLTEVEEEEWIEVIGVICYG from the exons AGGAAAGAGACCCTCCTGAAAGAATACAAACAGAAGAACAAGTCCAACAAATTCATTGACAGACGCTTTGGAGAGTATGACACCAAGATGGCACCAGAAGACAAAATCCTACAGAGGTTTGCGATGGAGAGACAG CGTGTCCATGATAAGAAGGACGTGTACAACCTGaacgaggaggaagagctgaCTCACTATGGCCAATCACTGGCTGAAATGGAGAAATTCAATGACATCATGAATAGTGATGATGAATCAGAAGAGAAAGGACTTCTGTCAG CTGAACTGACGGCTTCCCACttcggaggaggaggagggggcctcctcagaaagaaaacatcaggggagcagcaggaggaggagggaagccAGAGGGCCAAATCCAGACAGGAGCTCATTGAAGAGCTCATCCAGAAGTCCAAGCAGGAGAAG CGAGAAAGGCAGgtacagagagaggaggcacAGGAGCTGACTGAGAAGCTGGATCAGGAGTGGAAGAGCATCCAGGCTCTGATGGCAAAAAAGACGCCCAAAGCTGAACATGCCGACAAGCAGATGGAGAAGCCCAAG CTGGACGAGTACGACATGATGGTGAGAGAGCTCGGCTTCGAGATGAAGGCTCAGCCCTCAGAGAAGATGAAAACCCCAGAGGAGCTCgccagggaggagagggagaagctgCAGAAACTAGAG GCTGACCGTCtgaggaggatgatgggagaTGAAGTCGGGGACAGTGCGCAGAGTCAGAGCCACATTTCTGCTGATGACCTCAATGACGGCTTCATCCTGGATAAAGATGACAAGAAGACCCTGTCTTATCAG GATGGAAAATGGAATATTGGAGAGGAGTCTGAGGAAGATAAGGATGAacatgaagaagaggaagagagcggTGAGGAGGATGactcagaggcagaggagcaagatgaagaggaagaggaggaaggggaggaggaggaggaagagggcagcagtgaagaagaagatggcCACTCTGATCTGGACTCTGAGCAAGAAAGCGAGGACGAGGAGAGTAAACAGGAGGATAAAGAGACCACTGCCAAACCCAAGAAGAGTCTGAGCAAAGAGGAGATGAAGGCCCAGCAGGAGGCAGCTAAAGCAGAGCTTCCTTACACGTTTACtg CTCCAGAGAGCTATGCTGACCTGAAAGATTTGCTCTGTGGCCACACCCCTGACAACCAGCGCCTCATCGTGGCCCGGACTCAGAAGTGCAACCACCCTAGTCTGGCTGTAGGCAATAAGCTCAAACTGCAG AAACTGTTTGGCTTTCTGTTGGAGTACATCGGAGAACTGGCCACTAGGAGTCCACCTGAACTCACCACCATAGATAAACTCATACC AGAGTTGTACGCTCTGTGTCAGATGTTCCCGGAAGTAGCCTGTAAGGATATGCAGAGTGTCCTCGGAGATGCCGGTCACAGCATGGAGGAGGTGCTTGAGGTCAAAGGGCATGTTGCATTCCCAGCATTAGACATG CTTATCTACCTGAAGGTGACAGCCCTGCTGTTTCCTACCTCAGACTTCAGGCACCCAGTTACTACTCCAGCACTGCTTTACATGAGCCAGGCCCTCACCAAG TGTCCAGTGAGATCGTTACAGGATGTAACGTCAGGTTTACTGCTGTGCTGCCTGGCAGTGGAGTATGTCTCGTTTTCAAAGCGCTTCCTGCCTGAGCTCATCAACTTCCTGGCTGGAACGCTACACCTGGCCGTGCAGGATAAGACCTCTCTAG GGTACACTGTGGTGCCTCCTTTTAGGCCATCAGGGAAAAACAGTGATCTGCTGGTGTTGTCAGACTCCGAGTCCTGCAAGAGCTGGAGCAAGAAGGGCCTTCCACTGTCTGCTGCCCAGCACCTGGAACTCAAAAATGACCTCGACAGAGACCAACACAG CCTGacagaagtagaagaagaagaatggatTGAGGTGATTGGTGTCATTTGCTATG GTTGA
- the LOC121195669 gene encoding alpha-synuclein-like, with the protein MDALMKGFSKAKDGVVAAAEKTKQGVTGAAEMTKDGVMFVGTKTKDGVTTVAGKTVSGVSQVGGAVVTGVTAVAQKTVEGAGNIVAATGLVKKDPAKQSDDASAVQNMAESPVDTDPADATEEDTDDKTD; encoded by the exons ATGGACGCGTTAATGAAGGGTTTCTCTAAAGCCAAGGATGGGGTCGTGGCGGCGGCGGAGAAAACCAAGCAGGGAGTGACTGGGGCAGCTGAGATGACGAAAGATGGGGTCATGTTTGTCG GTACCAAAACAAAGGATGGAGTCACAACAG TTGCAGGTAAAACTGTGTCTGGAGTGTCTCAGGTGGGTGGAGCGGTGGTTACCGGGGTTACGGCTGTGGCCCAGAAAACTGTGGAGGGTGCAGGCAATATCGTTGCTGCCACTGGATTGGTCAAGAAGGATCCAGCCAAACAA AGTGATGACGCCTCAGCGGTACAGAACATGGCAGAGTCACCGGTTGATACTGACCCTGCTGATGCTACAGAG GAGGACACCGATGACAAAACTGACTAA